The Streptomyces cyaneogriseus subsp. noncyanogenus region GAAAGGCAGGACAGCCCGTGATCGCCCTCGTCGACCCCGTGTCCAGCGGAGCCCAGCTCGCCGACGCCCTGCTGGAGGAAGGCGGGGACTTCCTGATCGTCTGGCCGCAGGCGCGGGCACCGCTGGCCGGGACGGGACACGACCAGGTCAAGACCGTGCTGCACACCGGCCTCGACGAGACCGCCGCGGAGCTGCGCGCCGCGGGGGTGGACACCGTCGTCGCCGGCAGCGAGTACGGCGTCACCCTCGCCGACGAACTCGCCGAGCGGCTCGGCGTGCCGTACCACGCGCACGGGCTGCGCGCCGCCCGCCGCGACAAGTACGAGATGACCCGGGCGCTGGAGAGGGCCGGGGTGGCGCACGCCAGGACCGCCGTCGTGCGCACCGAGGACGAACTGACCGCCCTGCTGGCCGGCTGGGACCCCTTCCCCGTGGTGATCAAGCCGTTCAACAGCGCGGGCAGCGACGGCTGCCGGATCTGCGCGACGCCCGCCCAGGCGCTGGCGGCCTTCCGGGCGGTCGCCGGGGAGCGCAACCTCATGGGGGAGATCAACGAGGCCGTCCTCGCCCAGGAGTTCCTCGCCGGCTCGCAGTACATCGTGAACACCGTCAGCATGGACGGCGCCCATCTGCCCGCCGAGGTCTACGCCGAGCGCATCGACCGGGTGGACGGAGCCCCGGTGCTGCGGCACATCATCTCCCGGCAGGTCCTGGACGAGCGGGAGCAGGAGATCGTGGCGTACGTCCTGCGCTGCCTGGACGCCCTCGGCATCCGGGACGGCGCCGCGCACACGGAGGTGATGCTCACCGCCGCGGGCCCGCGGCTGGTCGAGGTCAACAGCCGGCTCATGGGCCCCTACCTCTCGCCCGACGCCTACCACGCCGCCTTCGGGTACAGCAGCGCCCATCTGGTCGCCGAGCGGTTCCTGCGCCCAAAGGAGTTCCGCAACCGCTTCGACCTGCCCTACGGATCGGCGCGCACCCTGGCCAAGGTGTACCTGCGCGCGCACCGCGACGGAGTGGTGCGCTCCCTCGACGGACTGCGCGACATGCGCCGCCTGCCCGGCTTCCACAGCGCGGTCCGGCTCCCCGTCGCCGGGCAGCGGATCGAGGACGCCCATCTGACCACCGGCGCGTGCGGCCTGGCGTTCTTCGTCCACGAGGACGCGGAACTGCTGGAGCACAGCCTGGCGGTGCTGCACGAGATGGAGGACGCGGGCTCGCTGTTCCACGTCACCGAGCCGGGGAACTGACCATGCCGGTCCTGTGCATCGTCGCCTCCGTCGTCCTCCAGGCGGCCGTCTACGGCCATGTCTCCGGACGCCTCGACTCCGCCGGGAGCCTCGCCCTGTCGTGCGCCGGGTTCGGCGCCGCGGCGCTGGTGTTCAACGCCGTCCTCCTCGTCCGCGGGGCCCGGCGGGGCCCGGGTGCGCCCGCCGCGCCGCGCGCCCGGGGGCTGCTGGTGCTGATGAACGTGGTCACGGCCGTGACGTTCCTCAGCTTCTACGCCTCGCTGACCTGGATCCCGTCCGCCCTGGCGACCGGCGTGGAGACCGCGATCGGGCCGGCCGTGCTCGCGCTGCTCGGCCTGACCCGCTTCGCGCGGCGCGTCCCGTGGCGGGGCTGGGCGGCGGCGGCCGTCCTCGTCCTGCTCGGGGTCGGCTGTGGCGTGCGGTTCACCGGCTCCCACGGCCTGTCGGGCGACGCCGCCGTACGGGGGCTCACCCTGGTGCTGGTGGCGGGCGCGGGGGCGGCCGTACTCGCCCTGATCTCCGCCGAGCTGGGACGGCGGGGCGTCGACCCGGTGCACGTGACCGCCCACCGCTTCCATCTGACCTACCTGTGCGGGGCGGGGCTGCTGGTCGTCACCGGGGGGACCGACGGGGCGTGGACGACGGACCTGACGGGCACGCTCGTCACCGGCCTGCTCGCCGTGACGCTCCCGCTCTTCCTGCTCCAGGCCGGGCTCCAGCGCACCGACCCCATGGTGTCGATGGTGCTCCTGACCACCCTGCCCGGCGCCACCTACCTCGCGGAGACCGCGTTCCACGGCTCCTTCGACCCCGGCGCGCTCGCCCTGATCTGCGCTCTGATCGCCGTGGCGGTGGGGTACGCCCGCGTCGGCGGCGGCGAACCGGAGGCGGCGCCCGCCGCCGCGCCGGGCGGCGACCGGGCCGGGGCCCGCGCGCCCGCCCCGCGCGCCTGACCGCCCGCCCCGCCGCCCCTTTGGGGCCCGGCGGGGCGTTCGTACGCGCGTACGCGCAAGCGGCGGGGCGGGGCGCGGCCGGGCGCGCGGGGCCCGCTACCGGACGCCCTCCCGCACCGCGCCGAGCAGTGCGGCCCGGGCCTGCGGACGGCGCAGCAGCTCGGCCCGGTCGCAGTCCACCCGCACCTCCTGCCGCTCGCCGGCCGCGTGGCAGAAGGCGCCGGGACGCGCCTCGGCCGACATCACGTGCACCACGCGCCCGGTCCAGGCCGACGTGACGCAGTGGTGCGCCGCCACCAGGTGGCTCAGCCAGTCGGCATAGGTGCCGGCCAGGCGGGCGGCCCCGTCCGCCGCCTCCTCCGCGCTGCCGCCCATGCCCCGCAGGGCGGCGGCGGCCTCCCGTTCGAGGCCGTCCACGAGGTCCGCGACCAGCCGGTCCGGCGCCGAGGCGAGCAGGGACGGGTCCACCCGGGCGCGCACCTCGTCCTCCCCGGCGTCCACCCCGAGCTGCGCCAGCGCCTCGCGGTAGCTGGCGGCGACCGCGTCGGCCGTGGTCCCCTCGGCGTCGAAGAGCACGATCAGCGACGGGCCGTCCGGCCCCGCCAGCGCGGCGGCCACCTCGAAGGCCAGCGGCGCCGACGCGCAGTACGCCGCGACGGCGGCCACCGGACCGTCCCCGGCCGGGCGTCCGGCCAGCAGCCGCGCGGCGTAGGCCGGTCCGGTGGCGGCCCGCGGCAGCGGCCGGCGCAGCAGCTCCACGCTCCGCACCCCGTGGTCCGCCAGGCCCAGATCGGTGATGCGGGCCTCCTTGCGGTACCCGGGGTAGTCGAGGGTGAGCAGCAGCGGCTCCTCAGTGAGCACGGGTGCTCTCCTTCCTCCGCTCCCCGCGGTCCCCGCCCTGGGCGCCCGCGACGGCGGACGGACCGGACAGGACCCGCAGTTGCGCGGTCATCAGCTCGTGAACGTCGTCGAACATCCGCCCCATCGCGGCCAGTTGGCGGCCCGCCAGGGGCGCGGCCGGACCGGCGGCGGCCATGGCCGGGCGGTCACCGGCCACCGGCACCTCCTGCCCCGCCGCGCCCGCCGGTGCGGCGTCTTCGGCCACCGGCGGGGGCACCACGAGGCCGCCGGGGGCGGGCTCGGGGAGCGCGGGCGCCGCGTACCGCACCCGCTCGAACGGGTAGCCGGGCAGCGGCACCCTCCGCCCCGGCACCCCGGCCGCCCGCCAGCGCGGCGTGAAACCGCGCCGGTACAGCGCCGAGACCGCCTCCCACCACGCCCGGACGCCGTCCGTGCCCGCGACCGGACTCGCGGTCCACCACGTGTCCGGCAGCGCCGCCCGCCCCATGCGGGCCAGCGGATCGGCCGGCCCCAGTTCCAGGAACTCCCGGTGCCCCAGCGCGCGCACGCTTGCGAGCGCGGCGTCGAAGAGGACCGGCCGGCGGGCCTGGCGCACCAGATGGCCGGCGTCCAGGACCGTCCCCGCGGGCAGCACCTCCCCCCGCACACCGTCCGCGCAGGGCAGGCGGAGCGGGGCGAAGTCCACGGCGGCGGCCGCCGCGCGCAACTCGGGCAGCACCGGATCGATCAGCGCGGAGTGGAAGGCCCGGTCCACCGCCAGCTCACGGCTGACGATCCCGTGCGCCGCGAGGGCCCGGCCCGCCTCCTCGACGGCGTCCGGCGCGCCCGACAGCACCACCGAGCGCGGGCCGTTGACCGCGGCGATCTCCACCGGCCCGTGGCAGACGGCGCGTACCGCCGCGGCGTCGGCGGCGACCGCGAGCATCCGCCCCGGGCGGGTCCCCTCGGCCATGAGCCGCCCCCGCGCGATCACGAACCGCAGTCCGTCGGCGAGCGGGAACGCGCCCGCCGCGTACAGGGCGGCGATCTCGCCGAGACTGTGCCCGAGCGTGATCGCGGGCTCGATGCCGCACTCCCGCCACAGCCCCGCCAGCGCCGCCTGGAGGGCGAACTGGGCGGGCTGGGCGACCGGGCCGGTCAGCGGCGCGCCCCCGGTGTCGAGCAGGACGTCGAGCAGGCTGGTGCGGGCGGCGCTCCGGTGGATCTCCTCGCAGGCGTCCAGCACCTCCCGTACGGCCGGGAAGTGGGCGTACAGGTCGCGCGCCATGCCCGCGACGGCCGCGCCCTGCCCGGAGAAGGCGAAGGCCGGCGGCCCCGGCGCGGCAGCGGCGGCGGAGGGCCGCGGTGACCGGAGGAAGCCGTCCAGGGACGCGGCCAGTTCGGCCGCCGTCCGCCCGTGCGCCACCGTGCGGTGGGCGTGGTGCGGGCGACCGAGCGCGAGCGTGGTGTGGACGTCGGCCGCGGACAGTTCCGGGTGCGCCGCGAGATGGTCCCGCAGCCGCCGGGCCGCCTCCCGCAGGGCCCGCGCGGTGCGCGCGCTCACCGGCACCGGCACCGGCCGCCCGGGCACGGGGGAGGCGGGCCGCGCCGGGGGTTCCTCCAGGACCACATGGGCGTTGGTGCCGCCGAAGCCCAGGGCGCTCACCCCCGCCCGCCGGGGAGCGCCGTCCTCGGTGCGCCACTCCCGCGCCCGCGTGGCGAGGCGGAACGGGCTCGCGTCCCACGGCAGCCGCGGGCTGGGCCGGGTGGCGTTGACGGTGGGCACGATCACGCCGTGGCGCAGCATCAGGACCGTCTTGAGCAGACCGGCCATGCCGGCACAGGTGTCCAGGTGCCCCACACCGGGCTTGACCGAGCCGAGCGCGCAGAACCCGGTGCGCCCGTCGGCCGGGCGGTAGGCCCGCGACAGCGCCTCGAACTCGACGGGATCGCCCAGCGCGGTGCCCGTCCCGTGGGCCTCGACGTACCCGACGGTCTCCGGGGCGATCCCGGCCCGCGCCAGGGCCAGCCGCGCGGCCTCCGCGTGGCCCTGTACGCCGGGCGCGGTGAAGCCGGCCTTGGCGGCGCCGTCGTTGGTCACCGCCGACCCCAGGATCACCGCGTGGACGTGGTCGCCGTCGGCCAGGGCCCGGTCGAGCCGCTTGAGCAGCACCACGGCCACGCCGTTGCCGCCGACCGTGCCGTCGGACGCGGCGTCGAAGGCGCGGCACACCCCGCTGGGCGACAGGATGAACTCGGGATCGTGGGCGTACCCGCCGTCCTGCGGCAGGTGCACCGCGGCGGCCCCCGCCAGCGCCAGGTCGTTCTCGCCCGCCAGCAGCGACTGGACCGCCAGATGGACGGCGACCAGCCCGGTGGAGCACGCCGTCTGCACACCCACGGCCGCGCCGGTGAGCCCCAGCCGGTAGGCGGCGCGGGAGGCCAGGAAGTCGTACTGCCCGCCGATCAGGCCCTGCATCTCCCGGGCGGGGTTGGCCGAGAGGTCGCCGAAGCCCATCCCGTGCCGCGCGTAGTACGGCAGCCGGGGCCCGTACAGGTTCATCCCGCCGCCCGCGTACACCCCCACGCGCAGCCCGTGGTCCGGGCCCGCGTAGCCGCCGTCCTCCAGGGCGTGGGCGCAGCACTCCAGGAACAGCCGGTGGGCGGGATCGGTCAGCTCGGCCTCGCGCGCGCTCATCTTGAAGTACGCGGCGTCGAACAGCTCGGCGCCGTCGAGGACCCCGCCGACCGGCACCCGGCCCTCCCGGCCGCCGGGGGCGAAGGCGCGGACGCTGCACACGCCGTCGCGCAGGTTGCGCCAGAACCGCTCCACGTCGTCGGCGCCGGGCAGCCGGGCCGCCATGCCCACCACGGCCACCCGCCCGTCGGGGGCGGGCGCCGCGCCGGACGCGCCGGGGGAGCCCGCGCCGGGCTCCCCGCCCGCGGCCAGGTGCGCGGTCAGCGCGGCGACGCTGGAGTGCTCGAACAGCGTGGCGTCGCCGAGCGGGCGGTCCAGCTCGCGTTCGAGCCGCAGCCGTACCCGGACCAGCATCAGCGAGGTGAGCCCCAGGTCGAAGAAGGGGGTGTCCGGGTCCGGCTCCCTGCCCAGCACCTCGGCCACGGCCGCGCCGACGCGCCGCGCCAGGTCCCGCCCGGCCGGCGCCGTCACGACGTCCCCTCCTCGCGCAGTGCGGCGACCCGGGCGGCGACGCCGCGGATCGTGGGATCGGCGAAGAAGACGGCGACGGGGACGCGCGGGCCGAGCTCGGAGCGCAGGCGCTCCAGCAGGCGCACCGCGGACAGGGAGTTGCCGCCCACGTCGAAGAAGGAGCGGTCCGGGGCGATCGGGCCGGTGCCCAGTTCGGTCACCCACAGGTCGTGCACCTTCTGCTCCAGCCCGGTCAGCGGCGCCCCGGCGTCCCCGGCCGGGTCGCCGGCGCGCAGGGCCAGCAACCGGTCGCGGTCCAGCTTGCCGTTGGGGCCGTGCGGGAGGCCGTCGAGCCGGATCCACGTCTGCGGCACGAGGTAGTGCGGCAGCCGCTCGGCGAGCCGTGCCCGCAGGGGGGCGCTCCAGTCGCCGCCCGCGTCCGCCGCCCCGGGCGCGTCCGGCCGCGGCACCACGAACGCGGCCAGCTCCGTCTCACCGGCCGCGTCCGGGCGGGCGAGGACGACCGCGTCGCGCACCTCGTCGAGCTGGACGAGCGCCCACTGCGCCTCCTCCGGCTCCACCCGGTGGCCGCGGATCTTCACCTGGTCGTCGATGCGCCCGATGTACTGGAGCACCCCGTCGGACCGCCAGCGCACCAGGTCGCCGGTGCGGTAGCGGCGTTCGGTGCCCTCCGGCCCGGTGAGGAAGGACCGCGCGGTGGCCTCGGGGGCGCCGAGGTAGCCGCGGGCCACCGGGGCGCCGCCGATGACGAGTTCGCCCGGCGCGCCGACCGGCACGGGCCGTCCCGAGCGGTCGGCGACGACGAGCGTGACGTTGTCCAGGGGCCGGCCGATCGGCGCGACCGTCTCCGTGGCGGGGTCGACGCGGTGGGAGGTGACGATGACGGACGCCTCCGTGGGCCCGTACTGGTTGTAGATCTCCAACTGCGGGCACCGCTCGGCCAGCTCCCGCAGCGCGGGCGTGACGGTGAGCTTCTCGCCGCCGATGAGGAGCTGGCGCAGCGAGGGCACCTCCGGCAGCTCCGGGAGCAGGTAGGTCAGCGGTGTGTACGGCGCGCTGAGCCGCTCCACCGAGTGCCGGCGCAGATGCTCGGCCACCGCCGCCGGGTCGTAGCGCGTCTCGTCGTCCAGGACGACCAGCGTGGCGCCCGAGCCGAGCGTGGTGAAGATCTCCTGCACGCTCACGTCGAAGCCCGCGGAGGCCCACTGCACGGTGCGCAGGGGGCCGAGGGCGCGCCGCTGCCAGTGGACCAGGTTGACCGGTCCGCGGTGCGGGACCGCCACCGCCTTGGGCCTGCCGGTCGAACCGGAGGTGTAGATGCAGTAGGCGAGGTCGTCCGGTGCCACCGCGCGGCCCAGCGGCTCCTCGGCGCCCTCGGCGGTGTCCGGGTCGTCGATCCACTGCACCGGGCAGGGGAAGGATTCCTCGCCGTCCACCGCGCGGTCCGCGACGACCAGCCGGGCCCCGCTGTCGCGCAGCATGAACGCCCGGCGCTCGGCGGGCAGCGACCGGTCCACGGGGACGTAGACCGCGCCGCACTTGAGCACGGCGAGGACGGCGACGACCAGTTCCGCGCCGCGGGGCAGGCAGACGGCGGCGGTGTCCCCGTGCTCCAGGCCGCGCGCGGCGAGGCGGTGGGCGAGCCGGTTGGCGGCGGCGTCCAGCCGCCGGTAGGTGAGCGGTTCGCCGCAGCCGTCGACGGCCACCGCGTCCGGTGTGGCCGCCGCCTGCGCCTCGACCAGTTCGTGCAGGCAGGCCGCCGGGTACTCGGTCCGCTCGCCCTGCCAGCCCTCCAGGGTCCGCTCGTCCCGCGCGGTCAGCGCGGGCAGCCGAGACAGGGCGACGGCGGGCGCCTGCGCGGCGTTGCGCAGGAGGTCCTCGACGTACTCCAGGATCCGGCGCACCGTCGGGGCGTCGAACAGCTCCGCGTCGTACTCGACCGCGCAGCGGATGCCCTCCGCCCGGTCGGTGAAGTACAGCGTGAGGTCGAACGGCGCCTGCTCGCGCGGCACGTCGAGGAGTTCGGCCGACAGCCCGGTGCCGTCGAGGACGGGTCCGGACTCCTCCTCGTACTCGACCATGACCCCGAACAGCGGGTTGCCGCCCGCCGTGCGGTCCGGCCGGACCGCCTCCACCACCTGGTCGAACGGCACGTCGTGGTGGTCGAGGGCGCGCAGCGCGCCGGACCGGACGCGGTGCAGCAGCTCGGCGAAGCCGGGGTCGCCGGACAGGTCGAGCCGCAGCGCGACCGTCTCGACGAACATGCCGACGCTGTCCTCCGCGCCGGGCGGCCGGTTGGTGACCGCGGTGCCGAGCACCACGTCCTCCTGCCCGGCGAACCGGCCGAGGACCGCGCCCACCGCGGCCACGAGCACCATGAACGGGGTGCAGCCCGCGGCGCGTCCGGCGGCGCGGATCTCCTCGCTCAGCGCCGCGTCCAGCTCGTGCGCCAGGCTCGCGCCGCGTGCCGGGCGGCCGGGGTCGCGGGGGCGGTCGGTGGGCAGGCCGAGGGGGACCGCGCCGGCGAGCTCCCGCCGCCAGAAGTCCAGGCCGTCCGGGCGCGGGGCGGTGGGGGCGGGGAGGACGTCGGAGAGTGCGGGCAGGGCGGGCAGATCGTCCGGCTCGCCCGGCCAGGCCCGGTAGTAGGCGGCGAGGTCCCGGCACAGGATCCGGGTCGACAGCGCGTCGAAGACGATGTGGTGGGCGACGAGGTACAGCAGATGGCGGTCGTCGGCCAGGCGGCCGATCCGCGCGCGCAGCAACGGCCCGGCGGCCAGGTCGAAGTCGGGCTCCTCGTCCGCCATGTCCCGCAGCCGCAGCAGCGCCGTCTCGTCGTCGCACCCGGTCAGCGAGGTCACGGGGCAGTCGACGCGGACGTCGTCCAGGACGACCTGCCGCAGCTCGCCGTCGTGCTCGCGGAAGACCGTGCGCAACTGGGGGTGCCGGGCGACCACCCGGCGCAGGCACAGACGCAGGACGTCGGTGTCGAGCGGCCCCTCGATGAGCAGCGCCTTCGGCTCGTAGTAGGTGTGGCTGCCCGGGTCCATCCGGTCCAGCAGCCACATCCTGCGCTGTAGCGGCGAGGCGGGGGCGGTGTACGGACCGGAGGGGGCCGCCGGGGCGGAGACGGCCGCCGGGGCGGAGACGGTCGCCCGGGCGGACGGGACCGGGGCGGACGGGCCTGCCGGGGCCGGTGCCGCGGAGGGGGTGCCGGGCGCCGGGGCGGACGCGGCGGGGCGGGCGGTCGCGGGCGCGCGGTACTCGGCGCGCAGCCGGGCCAGTTCCGGCAGGGCGCCGAGCATCAGCTCCGGTGCCACGCCGAAGTCGACGAAGCAGCCGATCTCGTCGGCGCCGGCCGAGGCCAGGGCGTCCAGCACCGGGCGCACGCTGTCGGCGCTGCCGATCAGCGCCCGCTGCGCGCAGTAGGTCTCATAGGCGCGGCCCAGGACGAAGTCCACGTCCTCGGGGTCGGTCGCCCGCAGGTCGACGTCGATGCCGAGGCTGTTGGCGACGTTGTCGAACAGGTCGACGGAGGAGCGCAGATAGTCGCAGAAGGGGCGCCGGGCCTCGGCGCGGGCCCGCCCGGCGTCCGCGCCGAGGTAGGTGTGCACCAGCACCACCACGCGTCCGCCCGCCGGATCGAGCCCGGCCGCGGCGCGGGCGGCCCGGTAGCGGGCGATGTTGGCCCGCAGGTCGTCGGTGCTCTGCGCCATCAGGTTGGTCACGACACCGAGCCCGGCCCGCCCGGCCCGCTCGTAGCTCCCGGGGTTGGAGAGCACGGCGGTGAACAGCGGCAGGTCGGCCTGGACCGGCCTGGGGTGGACGGACACCTCCACCGGCGTGCCGTCCCCGGCCTTGGCGGTGACGGCCCGGCCCGCCCACAGTCCGCGCACGGTGTCCAGGTGCTCGTACATCACCTCCCGCTGGCGGCCGTAGTGCTCCGGCGCGAGGACGAAGTCCGTGGAGTGCCAGCCGGAGGCGACGCCGAGGCCGACCCGTCCGCCGGAGAGGTTGTCGACGACCGACCATTCCTCGGCCACCCGGATGGGGTCGTGCAGCGGCAGGACCACGGATCCGGCGTGGATCCGGATGCGGGAGGTGCGCGTGGCCAGCGCGGCGGCCAGGACGGCCGGGTTGGGGAACAGCGCGCCGAAGGAGTGGAAGTGCCGCTCGGGAAGCCACAGGGTGTGGAAGCCGTGTTCGTCGGCGAAGGCGGCGGCGCTCAGGAGGTGGCCGTACGCGGCCGCCGCGTCCCCGTGGGGGTAGTCGCCGAAGAAGTAGAGGCTGAAGTCCGGCGCGTGGCGGCCGGTGGCACGGTCCACGGCCGCTTTCTGATCAGCCGCCGGGGCGGCCGCCTGAGCGGCCGTCGGCGCGGCGGGGGCCGGGACGGAGGCCGTGGCGGGCCGCGCGGCCCCCGTGAGGGACGGTGCGGCGGACGCGGCGGACGCGGTGGGAGGGGCCGCGGCCGTGGCGGGGCCGGGGTCCGGGCGCTGTCCGTCCAGGACGCGTAGCTGCTCCCGGGCCAGCTCCGAGAAGTTGGTCATCATCTTCTCGGCGAGTTCGAGCTGCCCGGTGAGGACGGCCAGTAAGGGGTCCGGGGCGCCGCCGTCCGGGTGCGGCGCCGTCCCTGCGGCGGGCGTGAGCGGGACGGGGGCCGCCACCGGCAGGGCGGCGGGACCCCGCGGCACGGGCGCGCCGGCGCGGGGCTCGTCCGGGAGCGGTCCGTCGGCGGCCGGCTCGGCGCCGAAGGGCTGCTCGGCCGCGAAGGGCTGAGCCTCGCAGGGTTCGTCGGCGGTCGGCTCGGCGCCGAAGGGGCCGTCGCCGGGGGGCTCGTCGGCGGGCGGCCGGGGCGCGGACGGCCCGGCTCCGGCGGGGCCGCCCGTCCGCGCGCCCAGTGCCCGGGCCAGCTTGCGCGGGGTGTCCATGTCATCGAAGAGGTGCCGGACCGGCACCCGGATCCCGAACCGCGTCTGCACGTCCCGGGCCAGCGCGAGCAGGGCCAGGGAGTCGGCTCCGGACGCGACGAACGAGCCGTCGGGGTCCACGCCCTCGGACGGCCGGCCCAGCCGGCCGGCGACGAGGGCCAGCACGTCGTCCAGGGTCCCCGTCTCGTCCACGGTTGCTGTCACTGCGCCGTTCTCCTTCAGCCGCTGCGGCGCCAGAAGGCGCCGAGACCGTCGATGTCCTCGATCGGGTCGTCGACCCCGAAGCGGGCGCGCCAGTCGTGCACCGCCTCCGCGCACACGGGGATGTGGTAGTCGTCGATGATCACGAAGCCGCCCGGCGAGAGCTTGGGGTAGAGGTGGACCAGCGTGTCCATCGTCGATTCGTAGAGATCGCTGTCCAGGCGCAGCACGGCCAGCCGGTCGATCGGGGCGGTGGGCAGCGTGTCGCGGAACCAGCCCGGCAGGAAGCGCACCTGCTCGTCGAGGAGGCCGTAGCGCTCGAAGTTGCCACGCACGGTCGGCAGATCGGTCGCGATCAGGTCGTTGTAGCGGTCGGAGGCCAGCTCCCGGTCCCCGGGATGCGTCGAGGAATCGGCGCTCGGCATGCCCTGGAAGGAGTCGGCCACCCACACCTGCCGGTCCCGCACGCCGTGGGCCTTGAGGATGGCCCGCATGAAGATGCAGGTCCCTCCGCGCCACACGCCGGTCTCGATGAGATCGCCCGGAATCCCCTCCTCCAGAACCGTGCGCACGCAGTGCTCGACGTTCTCCAGGCGCCGGATTCCGATCATGGTGTGTGCCACGCTCGGCCAATCGACGCCGAGGCGGCGGTTGAGTTCGTCGTATTCGACCGCGGGAGCCCAGCTCGCCGGGATCGGTGGGTCTTCGTAAATGGTGTTCGCCAGGACCTTCTTCATGAGGTCCAGATAGAGCTGTGCTGTGGATTCCACGCCAATCGTCCTGTGCTCGGGCGGATTTGTAGCGGGTCTGCGGCAAGTCGCCACGAAATTAACGATCTTGGCGCGCTCTGAAAATCCCGTGTCCGCATTCTGGAAGACGGATGGCGCCGACTTCGCGATCATGACATCGTCTGGTCCGCTCGAAGTGGCCGTGCGGAAGCCGGGGGGAGTCCTCAGTCACATGCAGCAGATGCCGAAGCGGGTCATGGACCTTTTCGCCGAGCGGGTGCGAAGCGGACCGCGGGACCTCGCGGTGGTCGCTCCGGACGGACGGCTCGACTACGCCGGACTGGACCGCCGTTCCGCGGCCCTGGCCGCGCGGCTGACGCGGGCGGGTCTGCGCACCGGTGACGTGGTGCTGGTGCAGGCGCCGCGCGGACTCGCCCTCGCGACGGCGGTCCTGGCCGTGCTGCGCGCGGGCGGCGCGTTCTGCGTGGTCGACCCCCGCTACCCGGCCGAGCGCCTCGGCCACATGTGGCGGAACAGCCGGGCGCGCTTCGCCCTCACCGCCCCCGGCGTCGTGCCCCCCGCCCTCGCGGACGGCCCCCGTGTCCTGGAACTCGGCCCCGAGGCCGGAGCGGAGGCCGCGGACCCCGCCTCCGCCGGCCCGGACGACCCCGCCCTCGCCGGTTTGGATCCCGCCTCCGCCGGTCCGGACTCCGCCTCCGCCGGTCCGGACCCCGCCTCCGCCGGTCCGGAATCGGCCTATTCCGGGCCGCCGGCCGGCCCGGAGGACACCGCGTATCTCGTGTTCACCTCCGGTTCGACGGGCAGCCCGAAGGCCGTCGCGATGCCCCACCGCTGCCTGGACAACCTCGTCGTCTGGACGCTGGCGAGCACGTCCGCCGAGCCGCTGCGCACGCTGATGTTCGCGCCGCTCGGCTTCGACGTCTTCGTCCAGGAGGTGTTCACCACCTGGTGCAGCGGGGGCTGCCTGTTCGTACCGGCCGACGAACAGCGCGGCGACCTCCAGCGGATCTGGGAGCTGTGCGCCGACTGGGAGATCGAGCGCCTCTTCGTCCCGCCCGTGGCCCTGCGCCGGATGGCCGAGCTCACCCGCGAGTTCGGCATCCTGCCCGCCTCGCTGCGCGAGGTGGCCGCCGCCGGTGAGGCGCTGCACGTCACCCCCGCCGTCCGGGACCTGTTCGCCCGGCTGCCCCGGGCCCGGCT contains the following coding sequences:
- a CDS encoding ATP-grasp domain-containing protein is translated as MIALVDPVSSGAQLADALLEEGGDFLIVWPQARAPLAGTGHDQVKTVLHTGLDETAAELRAAGVDTVVAGSEYGVTLADELAERLGVPYHAHGLRAARRDKYEMTRALERAGVAHARTAVVRTEDELTALLAGWDPFPVVIKPFNSAGSDGCRICATPAQALAAFRAVAGERNLMGEINEAVLAQEFLAGSQYIVNTVSMDGAHLPAEVYAERIDRVDGAPVLRHIISRQVLDEREQEIVAYVLRCLDALGIRDGAAHTEVMLTAAGPRLVEVNSRLMGPYLSPDAYHAAFGYSSAHLVAERFLRPKEFRNRFDLPYGSARTLAKVYLRAHRDGVVRSLDGLRDMRRLPGFHSAVRLPVAGQRIEDAHLTTGACGLAFFVHEDAELLEHSLAVLHEMEDAGSLFHVTEPGN
- a CDS encoding type I polyketide synthase; the protein is MTAPAGRDLARRVGAAVAEVLGREPDPDTPFFDLGLTSLMLVRVRLRLERELDRPLGDATLFEHSSVAALTAHLAAGGEPGAGSPGASGAAPAPDGRVAVVGMAARLPGADDVERFWRNLRDGVCSVRAFAPGGREGRVPVGGVLDGAELFDAAYFKMSAREAELTDPAHRLFLECCAHALEDGGYAGPDHGLRVGVYAGGGMNLYGPRLPYYARHGMGFGDLSANPAREMQGLIGGQYDFLASRAAYRLGLTGAAVGVQTACSTGLVAVHLAVQSLLAGENDLALAGAAAVHLPQDGGYAHDPEFILSPSGVCRAFDAASDGTVGGNGVAVVLLKRLDRALADGDHVHAVILGSAVTNDGAAKAGFTAPGVQGHAEAARLALARAGIAPETVGYVEAHGTGTALGDPVEFEALSRAYRPADGRTGFCALGSVKPGVGHLDTCAGMAGLLKTVLMLRHGVIVPTVNATRPSPRLPWDASPFRLATRAREWRTEDGAPRRAGVSALGFGGTNAHVVLEEPPARPASPVPGRPVPVPVSARTARALREAARRLRDHLAAHPELSAADVHTTLALGRPHHAHRTVAHGRTAAELAASLDGFLRSPRPSAAAAAPGPPAFAFSGQGAAVAGMARDLYAHFPAVREVLDACEEIHRSAARTSLLDVLLDTGGAPLTGPVAQPAQFALQAALAGLWRECGIEPAITLGHSLGEIAALYAAGAFPLADGLRFVIARGRLMAEGTRPGRMLAVAADAAAVRAVCHGPVEIAAVNGPRSVVLSGAPDAVEEAGRALAAHGIVSRELAVDRAFHSALIDPVLPELRAAAAAVDFAPLRLPCADGVRGEVLPAGTVLDAGHLVRQARRPVLFDAALASVRALGHREFLELGPADPLARMGRAALPDTWWTASPVAGTDGVRAWWEAVSALYRRGFTPRWRAAGVPGRRVPLPGYPFERVRYAAPALPEPAPGGLVVPPPVAEDAAPAGAAGQEVPVAGDRPAMAAAGPAAPLAGRQLAAMGRMFDDVHELMTAQLRVLSGPSAVAGAQGGDRGERRKESTRAH